From Nicotiana tabacum cultivar K326 chromosome 22, ASM71507v2, whole genome shotgun sequence, one genomic window encodes:
- the LOC107799457 gene encoding rab GTPase-activating protein 22 isoform X1, protein MGNSNAVAFKKEGGGAMKNSSSEELDSYYPVRPECLADVPKTRFKARVGKTLSERRWNAAFSKEGYLDIAGVLRRIQRGGIHPSIKGAAWEFLLGCFDPESTFQERNQLRQQRREQYAAWKSECQKIVPVIGSGKIITSAIVSDDGQPIVSDDGQPIVSDDGQPIVSDDGKLIEYATNTSKSQDNNDATPVDNGDFDKKMIQWKLSLHQIGLDVVRTDRTLIFYENEANQAKLWDILAVYAWMDKDIGYVQGMSDICSPMVILLENEADAYWCFERAMRRLRENFKCTTSSMGVQSQLSTLAQIVKTVDPKLHQHLEELDGGEYLFAFRMLMVLFRREFSFVDSLYLWEVMWAMEYNPNIYSSYDDKRQPNLSELLYDDKPNDKHKLKEYGKFERNNLKTGAAEQNNSALAVFLVASVLETKHRRLMKEAKGLDDVVQILGEISGNLDAKKALDEALKVHKKYLKQAKKS, encoded by the exons ATGGGTAATTCTAATGCCGTTGCGTTCAAGAAAGAAG GGGGTGGTGCTATGAAGAATTCGTCATCAGAGGAATTAGACTCTTATTATCCTGTTAGACCCGAATGCCTTGCTGATGTTCCCAAGACCCGCTTTAAAGCAAGG GTAGGAAAAACTCTTAGCGAAAGAAGATGGAATGCTGCATTCTCTAAAGAGGGTTATTTGGATATAGCGGGTGTTCTTAGACGAATCCAACGAGGG GGGATTCATCCATCAATTAAGGGGGCAGCCTGGGAGTTCCTGTTGGGTTGTTTTGATCCTGAGAGCACATTTCAGGAAAGAAATCAACTCAGACAACAACGGAG GGAGCAGTATGCTGCATGGAAATCAGAATGTCAGAAGATAGTACCTGTTATTGGCAGTGGAAAAATCATCACTAGTGCTATAGTCTCTGATGATGGACAGCCTATAGTCTCTGATGATGGGCAGCCTATAGTATCGGATGATGGGCAGCCTATAGTATCTGATGATGGGAAACTTATAGAGTATGCAACTAACACCAGTAAATCACAAGATAATAATGATGCCACGCCAGTTGATAATGGTGATTTTGACAAGAAAATGATTCAGTGGAAGCTTAGCTTGCATCAAATTG GTTTGGATGTTGTTCGAACGGATCGTACTCTTATATTTTACGAGAATGAAGCTAATCAGGCAAAACTCTGGGATATACTAGCTGTCTATGCCTGGATGGATAAAGATATCGGCTATGTTCAAG GAATGAGTGATATTTGCTCTCCAATGGTTATTCTGCTTGAGAACGAAGCAGATGCATACTGGTGCTTTGAACGTGCAATGCGTCGATTG CGAGAAAATTTCAAATGCACCACAAGTTCTATGGGAGTGCAATCTCAGCTAAGTACGCTAGCACAAATTGTTAAAACTGTTGATCCAAAGCTTCATCAGCACCTTG AGGAGCTAGATGGCGGAGAGTATCTGTTTGCATTTCGCATGCTGATGGTACTTTTCCGCAGGGAGTTCTCGTTTGTTGATTCACTCTATCTTTGGGAG GTGATGTGGGCCATGGAATACAATCCAAACATATATTCTTCTTATGATGACAAACGACAACCCAATCTTTCTGAATTGCTGTACGATGATAAGCCAAATGACAAGCATAAGCTAAAAGAATATGGGAAGTTTGAAAGGAACAATTTGAAAACTGGTGCCGCGGAACAGAATAATAGTGCTCTTGCTGTTTTCCTGGTTGCAAGTGTTCTTGAGACCAAGCACAGGCGACTTATGAAAGAGGCAAAGGGCCTAGATGATGTTGTACAG ATCTTGGGTGAAATATCTGGGAATTTGGATGCAAAAAAAGCATTAGATGAAGCATTGAAGGTTCATAAGAAGTACTTGAAACAG GCTAAAAAATCATAG
- the LOC107799457 gene encoding uncharacterized protein LOC107799457 isoform X2 — protein sequence MKNSSSEELDSYYPVRPECLADVPKTRFKARVGKTLSERRWNAAFSKEGYLDIAGVLRRIQRGGIHPSIKGAAWEFLLGCFDPESTFQERNQLRQQRREQYAAWKSECQKIVPVIGSGKIITSAIVSDDGQPIVSDDGQPIVSDDGQPIVSDDGKLIEYATNTSKSQDNNDATPVDNGDFDKKMIQWKLSLHQIGLDVVRTDRTLIFYENEANQAKLWDILAVYAWMDKDIGYVQGMSDICSPMVILLENEADAYWCFERAMRRLRENFKCTTSSMGVQSQLSTLAQIVKTVDPKLHQHLEELDGGEYLFAFRMLMVLFRREFSFVDSLYLWEVMWAMEYNPNIYSSYDDKRQPNLSELLYDDKPNDKHKLKEYGKFERNNLKTGAAEQNNSALAVFLVASVLETKHRRLMKEAKGLDDVVQILGEISGNLDAKKALDEALKVHKKYLKQAKKS from the exons ATGAAGAATTCGTCATCAGAGGAATTAGACTCTTATTATCCTGTTAGACCCGAATGCCTTGCTGATGTTCCCAAGACCCGCTTTAAAGCAAGG GTAGGAAAAACTCTTAGCGAAAGAAGATGGAATGCTGCATTCTCTAAAGAGGGTTATTTGGATATAGCGGGTGTTCTTAGACGAATCCAACGAGGG GGGATTCATCCATCAATTAAGGGGGCAGCCTGGGAGTTCCTGTTGGGTTGTTTTGATCCTGAGAGCACATTTCAGGAAAGAAATCAACTCAGACAACAACGGAG GGAGCAGTATGCTGCATGGAAATCAGAATGTCAGAAGATAGTACCTGTTATTGGCAGTGGAAAAATCATCACTAGTGCTATAGTCTCTGATGATGGACAGCCTATAGTCTCTGATGATGGGCAGCCTATAGTATCGGATGATGGGCAGCCTATAGTATCTGATGATGGGAAACTTATAGAGTATGCAACTAACACCAGTAAATCACAAGATAATAATGATGCCACGCCAGTTGATAATGGTGATTTTGACAAGAAAATGATTCAGTGGAAGCTTAGCTTGCATCAAATTG GTTTGGATGTTGTTCGAACGGATCGTACTCTTATATTTTACGAGAATGAAGCTAATCAGGCAAAACTCTGGGATATACTAGCTGTCTATGCCTGGATGGATAAAGATATCGGCTATGTTCAAG GAATGAGTGATATTTGCTCTCCAATGGTTATTCTGCTTGAGAACGAAGCAGATGCATACTGGTGCTTTGAACGTGCAATGCGTCGATTG CGAGAAAATTTCAAATGCACCACAAGTTCTATGGGAGTGCAATCTCAGCTAAGTACGCTAGCACAAATTGTTAAAACTGTTGATCCAAAGCTTCATCAGCACCTTG AGGAGCTAGATGGCGGAGAGTATCTGTTTGCATTTCGCATGCTGATGGTACTTTTCCGCAGGGAGTTCTCGTTTGTTGATTCACTCTATCTTTGGGAG GTGATGTGGGCCATGGAATACAATCCAAACATATATTCTTCTTATGATGACAAACGACAACCCAATCTTTCTGAATTGCTGTACGATGATAAGCCAAATGACAAGCATAAGCTAAAAGAATATGGGAAGTTTGAAAGGAACAATTTGAAAACTGGTGCCGCGGAACAGAATAATAGTGCTCTTGCTGTTTTCCTGGTTGCAAGTGTTCTTGAGACCAAGCACAGGCGACTTATGAAAGAGGCAAAGGGCCTAGATGATGTTGTACAG ATCTTGGGTGAAATATCTGGGAATTTGGATGCAAAAAAAGCATTAGATGAAGCATTGAAGGTTCATAAGAAGTACTTGAAACAG GCTAAAAAATCATAG